In Rhodamnia argentea isolate NSW1041297 chromosome 1, ASM2092103v1, whole genome shotgun sequence, the genomic window AAGTCGATGCCATCTAAGACTGCATTGCCCAATGGCCGAGAAGACGAACTTCCCCACAAGAAATTGTTCCAGAGGTAGGTTGCCACTTGTTGTGCATCAGCAGAGGATGCGAGAGAGTAGCTACCAGCCCCGCCTCCAATCGAGAGCATCACTTTGATTCCCTTAGCCTGGCATGATTTGATGTCGGCGCTCAATGCGGTACAAGGGTGACTGTACGGATCATGACTGTACGGATCACAGTGGCCAGCAAGGTTTATCATCGGGTTCCGACCGGCGCCAAAAGTCGCCAAGAAGGCTACATTCACGAACTCATACTTTCCTGTGGCACACGTCTCTGCCAATGTTCCTTCGTTCCCGTTCTGACCCCAATAGATAGAGATCCCTCCAGCATCCAACTCTACCGCTagagcaagcactaccaccaaTATGAGCGGAATTACTACCACCGCGCGATATTCCATTCTCGATTAATTAACTCGATTGCTCCTCGTCTCACTAGTGAgaaatcaatttgagatttgtaATCTTAATTTTCATGCTGAAATCAGTTGAAGAATCATGGTTCTTATAGTGGAAGTATAACTCCAATGTGAAAGGAGTAGTTTGGGTTTTGGTGTTGGATATTCAGAGCGTGCCTTGCTGGTCACTCGGGCCTCC contains:
- the LOC125312893 gene encoding acidic endochitinase-like; protein product: MEYRAVVVIPLILVVVLALAVELDAGGISIYWGQNGNEGTLAETCATGKYEFVNVAFLATFGAGRNPMINLAGHCDPYSHDPYSHPCTALSADIKSCQAKGIKVMLSIGGGAGSYSLASSADAQQVATYLWNNFLWGSSSSRPLGNAVLDGIDFDIEGGTGLHWDDLARYLSSYSKRGKKVYLTAAPQCPFPDASVGGALKTGLFDYVWVQFYNNPPCQYSSGDIGNLEDAWKQWTSSIRATKIFLGLPASPDAAGSGFIPVTGLTSKVLPAIKGSAKYGGVMLWSKYYDDQSGYSNSIKSDV